The proteins below come from a single Tachysurus fulvidraco isolate hzauxx_2018 chromosome 13, HZAU_PFXX_2.0, whole genome shotgun sequence genomic window:
- the spred3 gene encoding sprouty-related, EVH1 domain-containing protein 3 isoform X1 yields the protein MEGDVRVRAVVMTRDDSSGGWVPLGGGGLSNVVICKGRSSESQAQKDYLIRGERLRDRAPVLECAIQKGLIYNKVNPIFHHWRVEERKFGLTFQSPADAISFEKGLQIVLDRLDKGFDSPSSSTTEEGDTEDDGQTSHTGSESSSNSRKEMLPKPITIVTSESSTCFVRSAEEFGYGEGHAITIQTPGQVNRRSCQHQLSQASVMLNPPAPPPPPPAPPTSPLAPPASSPLSSLSPTVSLLEEGDLHNIDPCKDLWGSRGYEDYRRAEATRTKVGGLTGGVMVGSGPDKSELCVVHFEKELPSVGTSGCEVTVIMDTKGSRRHSSSPTCMPNAMSGASPVSGSPQETGKSSPSPCCIHTSLATPRSRTRKRGGSGTSGGGDVISPDDDSPCPQGSSSCSSRCVYCRSVFSASENGRGRCRDAPDPALHCLRQWTCVWCAESLLYHCMSDSEGEFWEPCSCEDSLGRRPHPLCCAGWMALLALSLFVPCMCCYLPLRACLRCGERCGCCGGKHKAVR from the exons ATGGAGGGCGA tgtgcgtgtgcgagcaGTAGTGATGACACGTGACGATTCTAGTGGTGGCTGGGTGCCCCTTGGAGGTGGAGGCCTCAGCAATGTTGTCATCTGTAAAGGAAGGAGTTCTGAAAGCCAAGCCCAGAAGGACTATCTCATACGTGGAGAGCGGCTGCGCGATCgagca CCCGTGCTTGAATGTGCCATTCAAAAGGGTCTGATCTACAACAAGGTGAACCCCATATTCCATCACTGGCGTGTGGAGGAGAGGAAGTTTGGCCTGACCTTCCAGAGTCCAGCTGATGCCATTTCTTTTGAAAAGGGACTTCAAATTGTCCTTGACAGGCTGGACAAAG GCTTTGACTCTCCTTCTTCCTCCACAACTGAGGAAGGAGACACAGAAGATGATGGCCAAACA TCTCACACAGGCAGTGAATCATCCTCCAACAGCAGAAAGGAGATGTTACCCAAGCCCATAACCATAGTCACTAGCGAGTCGTCTACTTGCTTTGTCCGCTCCGCAGAGGAATTTGGATATGGGGAAGGGCATGCCATCACCATTCAGACCCCTGGACAG GTGAATAGGCGGTCCTGCCAGCACCAGCTTTCCCAAGCATCAGTTATGTTGAACCCTCCagcccctcctcctcctcctcctgctccccCAACCTCTCCTTTAGCACCCCCAGCCTCCTCACCCCTGTCCTCACTTTCCCCTACCGTGTCCTTACTGGAGGAAGGTGACCTACACAATATAGATCCATGCAAGGATTTATGGGGCTCACGGGGATATGAGGACTACCGACGTGCTGAGGCCACACGGACAAAAGTTGGGGGCCTGACAGGAGGTGTCATGGTAGGAAGTGGTCCAGATAAGTCAGAACTGTGTGTGGTGCACTTTGAGAAAGAACTACCTAGTGTAGGTACTTCAGGCTGTGAGGTCACTGTTATAATGGACACCAAAGGGTCTCGGCGCCACTCCTCCTCACCAACCTGTATGCCTAATGCTATGTCCGGAGCATCTCCTGTAAGTGGCTCCCCACAGGAGACAGGCAAAAGTTCACCCTCACCATGCTGCATCCATACTTCACTTGCCACACCTCGCTCTCGGACTCGCAAAAGAGGGGGCAGTGGGACCAGTGGGGGGGGGGATGTCATCTCACCTGATGATGACAGCCCATGTCCACAAGGCTCGTCATCATGTTCATCACGCTGTGTGTACTGTCGCTCGGTGTTTAGTGCCTCAGAGAATGGACGTGGCCGCTGCCGGGATGCACCAGATCCAGCTCTACACTGCCTACGTCAGtggacgtgtgtgtggtgtgctgagAGTCTGCTTTACCACTGCATGTCAGATTCTGAAGGAGAGTTCTGGGAGCCATGTTCATGTGAAGACTCGCTTGGACGtaggccacacccactctgCTGTGCTGGCtggatggcactgctggcattGTCACTCTTTGTGCCCTGCATGTGCTGCTACTTGCCCCTGCGAGCATGTCTGCGTTGTGGGGAAAGATGTGGTTGCTGTGGTGGAAAGCACAAGGCTGTGCGATGA
- the spred3 gene encoding sprouty-related, EVH1 domain-containing protein 3 isoform X2, which produces MSGKKILAEFLQKLCASVLRRVDAVLQAKSHTGSESSSNSRKEMLPKPITIVTSESSTCFVRSAEEFGYGEGHAITIQTPGQVNRRSCQHQLSQASVMLNPPAPPPPPPAPPTSPLAPPASSPLSSLSPTVSLLEEGDLHNIDPCKDLWGSRGYEDYRRAEATRTKVGGLTGGVMVGSGPDKSELCVVHFEKELPSVGTSGCEVTVIMDTKGSRRHSSSPTCMPNAMSGASPVSGSPQETGKSSPSPCCIHTSLATPRSRTRKRGGSGTSGGGDVISPDDDSPCPQGSSSCSSRCVYCRSVFSASENGRGRCRDAPDPALHCLRQWTCVWCAESLLYHCMSDSEGEFWEPCSCEDSLGRRPHPLCCAGWMALLALSLFVPCMCCYLPLRACLRCGERCGCCGGKHKAVR; this is translated from the exons ATGTCTGGAAAAAAGATACTTGCAGAGTTTCTTCAAaagctgtgtgcaagtgtactgAGAAGAGTTGATGCTGTTTTGCAGGCAAAG TCTCACACAGGCAGTGAATCATCCTCCAACAGCAGAAAGGAGATGTTACCCAAGCCCATAACCATAGTCACTAGCGAGTCGTCTACTTGCTTTGTCCGCTCCGCAGAGGAATTTGGATATGGGGAAGGGCATGCCATCACCATTCAGACCCCTGGACAG GTGAATAGGCGGTCCTGCCAGCACCAGCTTTCCCAAGCATCAGTTATGTTGAACCCTCCagcccctcctcctcctcctcctgctccccCAACCTCTCCTTTAGCACCCCCAGCCTCCTCACCCCTGTCCTCACTTTCCCCTACCGTGTCCTTACTGGAGGAAGGTGACCTACACAATATAGATCCATGCAAGGATTTATGGGGCTCACGGGGATATGAGGACTACCGACGTGCTGAGGCCACACGGACAAAAGTTGGGGGCCTGACAGGAGGTGTCATGGTAGGAAGTGGTCCAGATAAGTCAGAACTGTGTGTGGTGCACTTTGAGAAAGAACTACCTAGTGTAGGTACTTCAGGCTGTGAGGTCACTGTTATAATGGACACCAAAGGGTCTCGGCGCCACTCCTCCTCACCAACCTGTATGCCTAATGCTATGTCCGGAGCATCTCCTGTAAGTGGCTCCCCACAGGAGACAGGCAAAAGTTCACCCTCACCATGCTGCATCCATACTTCACTTGCCACACCTCGCTCTCGGACTCGCAAAAGAGGGGGCAGTGGGACCAGTGGGGGGGGGGATGTCATCTCACCTGATGATGACAGCCCATGTCCACAAGGCTCGTCATCATGTTCATCACGCTGTGTGTACTGTCGCTCGGTGTTTAGTGCCTCAGAGAATGGACGTGGCCGCTGCCGGGATGCACCAGATCCAGCTCTACACTGCCTACGTCAGtggacgtgtgtgtggtgtgctgagAGTCTGCTTTACCACTGCATGTCAGATTCTGAAGGAGAGTTCTGGGAGCCATGTTCATGTGAAGACTCGCTTGGACGtaggccacacccactctgCTGTGCTGGCtggatggcactgctggcattGTCACTCTTTGTGCCCTGCATGTGCTGCTACTTGCCCCTGCGAGCATGTCTGCGTTGTGGGGAAAGATGTGGTTGCTGTGGTGGAAAGCACAAGGCTGTGCGATGA